The nucleotide sequence ATCATCTTGGCAGTGGCCCTCGCGATGTGGCTCTCTTGGGCGCGGAGCGCGGATCGTGACCGGCATCTTCTGGCTTAGCGTGCGCTTTCTGGCGCTGTATGCGGTGCTCCTTGGCCTGTTCGCCACGGCGCCCATGCAACGCATCGCCGGCGGCTTCGTTGCCGCGATCGGTGCGGGCGTGCTGCGGGCGTGTTTGGATGAGCCGGTCGCGTGGTCGGTGACGGAACCGGCAGCTTGGGCGCCCAGAAGCGGGAAGCTCGCCGTGATCGTGCCGCCGGAGCGCCTGCACCTGAATACACTCGACCACATCCGCAACGTGCCGCTCTTTCTCGCCATCGTGCTGGCGGCCGCACGCGCCCGTCGCCGTCGCTTGCTCGCCGTGTTGTGTGTGGGGACGGCGGCATTGCTCCTGCTCGACGGGATGGTGGTCGCGGGCGAGGCGTGGCAAGCCCTGGAGGACACGGTACCGTTCAACCGCGCCTACCAGGCGCTCGCGGTGCTCGGCATCTATCACGCCACCGGAGGCGCCGGGCTGTTCGCGGCCCCGGTCTTTGTGGGCGCCCTCGCCGCCCTGACTCTGGGCAA is from Deltaproteobacteria bacterium and encodes:
- a CDS encoding SEC-C domain-containing protein, encoding MVVAGEAWQALEDTVPFNRAYQALAVLGIYHATGGAGLFAAPVFVGALAALTLGKAGPPLSQQPGRNDPCPCGSGLKSKRCCRR